One segment of Comamonas thiooxydans DNA contains the following:
- a CDS encoding efflux transporter outer membrane subunit, whose translation MTSRPSRKPATECAPGRSLLATAALAAVLALAGCASQGPAHQPLARLGSADVGLNDSANLGAADATALASSQWWTSLGDTRLNQLIDQALAGSPSLAASNARFEKAAALATASSTASDVRGTLSADATRQRYTANGMIPAPIAGNIYNSGNLQAGLSWSPDFFGKHGADLQAALGQARAAKADSAAAANQLAAQVARSYIALARLIAQKEVAERTLGQRQSLLSLSEQRTRAGLDSQVELTQAQAGMPDAQTQIEMLGEQITLARRTIAVLCAQAPDAQNALSPRLSVLRIQPVPQALGADLLGRRPDVVAARWRVEAATQGIESARADFYPDVNLTAFVGLNALGLDNLLQGSSRQMGITPALRLPIFDGKRLRAQLRGKQADLDTAIAQYNGAVLDAVKQAGDAIASVQSLQRQQLLQTESLSKAERAYDFAVQRYQAGLGSQITVLNTETQLINQRRLAVDLQARELDTRVALAAALGGGWSDDTSAVAVQ comes from the coding sequence ATGACCTCTAGACCATCACGCAAACCCGCCACCGAGTGCGCCCCCGGCCGTTCGCTGCTGGCAACCGCAGCACTGGCCGCCGTGCTCGCGCTGGCAGGCTGTGCCTCGCAAGGGCCGGCGCACCAGCCGCTGGCACGACTGGGCTCGGCCGATGTCGGCCTGAACGACTCCGCCAACCTCGGCGCTGCGGATGCCACGGCACTCGCCTCCTCCCAATGGTGGACAAGCCTGGGCGATACCCGGCTCAATCAACTCATCGATCAGGCCCTGGCCGGCAGCCCCAGCCTGGCCGCCAGCAACGCACGCTTTGAAAAAGCCGCAGCCCTGGCCACGGCCAGCAGCACGGCCAGCGATGTGCGCGGGACGCTGAGCGCCGACGCCACACGCCAGCGCTACACGGCCAACGGCATGATTCCCGCCCCGATTGCGGGCAATATCTACAACAGCGGCAATCTGCAGGCCGGCCTGTCCTGGTCGCCCGACTTCTTCGGCAAGCATGGCGCGGACCTGCAGGCCGCACTGGGCCAGGCACGCGCTGCCAAGGCCGACAGCGCCGCCGCCGCCAACCAGCTGGCCGCACAGGTGGCACGCAGCTATATCGCCCTGGCCCGGCTGATTGCCCAGAAGGAAGTGGCAGAGCGCACGCTGGGCCAGCGCCAGTCATTGCTGAGCCTGAGCGAACAGCGCACCCGGGCGGGCCTCGACAGCCAGGTGGAGCTGACCCAGGCCCAGGCCGGCATGCCCGATGCCCAAACCCAGATCGAGATGCTCGGCGAGCAGATCACGCTGGCGCGCCGCACGATTGCCGTGCTCTGCGCCCAGGCGCCCGATGCACAAAATGCGCTCTCGCCCCGGCTGTCGGTGCTGCGCATCCAGCCCGTGCCCCAGGCACTGGGCGCGGATCTGCTGGGCCGACGCCCCGATGTGGTGGCCGCGCGCTGGCGCGTGGAAGCGGCCACGCAAGGCATTGAATCCGCCAGGGCCGACTTCTACCCCGATGTGAATCTGACGGCCTTCGTGGGTCTGAACGCGCTGGGCCTGGACAATCTGCTGCAGGGCAGCTCGCGCCAGATGGGCATCACGCCTGCGCTGCGTCTGCCGATCTTCGACGGCAAGCGCCTGCGCGCCCAGCTGCGCGGCAAACAGGCCGACCTCGACACCGCCATCGCCCAGTACAACGGCGCGGTGCTCGATGCCGTCAAGCAGGCGGGTGATGCCATTGCCTCCGTGCAATCGCTGCAGCGCCAGCAACTGCTGCAAACCGAGTCACTGTCCAAGGCCGAGCGGGCCTATGACTTTGCCGTGCAGCGCTATCAGGCCGGCCTGGGCAGCCAGATCACCGTGCTCAACACCGAAACCCAGCTCA
- a CDS encoding MarR family winged helix-turn-helix transcriptional regulator: protein MAPLQNQTDPIIDPQDESSFFYQAGVYAPDKSIGFLMRRVLSSILQLADAQLAEQGLTYVQWLPLYKLLICADTNSSTLAKDLGMDPASVTRALDRIEAKGLLRRERSTTDRRVVHLVLTEEGRSVATQVPKVLTKVLNGHLRGFSHSECTLMLSMLQRMLVNGDALRDALTQEPAKPPIQTNEADRDPRD from the coding sequence GTGGCGCCATTGCAAAACCAGACCGACCCCATCATCGACCCGCAGGACGAATCCAGCTTCTTCTACCAGGCAGGGGTCTACGCGCCGGACAAAAGCATAGGCTTTCTCATGCGGCGTGTACTCAGCTCCATCCTGCAGCTGGCCGACGCCCAGCTGGCCGAGCAAGGACTGACCTATGTGCAGTGGCTGCCGCTGTACAAGCTGCTGATCTGTGCCGACACAAACAGCAGCACGCTGGCCAAGGACCTGGGCATGGACCCGGCTTCGGTGACGCGCGCACTGGACCGCATCGAGGCCAAGGGGCTGCTGCGCCGCGAGCGCTCCACCACCGACCGGCGCGTGGTGCATCTGGTGCTCACCGAGGAGGGACGCAGCGTCGCCACCCAGGTGCCCAAGGTGCTGACCAAGGTGCTCAACGGCCATCTGCGCGGCTTCAGCCACAGCGAATGCACGCTGATGCTGTCCATGCTGCAGCGCATGCTGGTCAACGGCGATGCGCTGCGCGATGCCCTGACCCAGGAGCCGGCCAAGCCCCCCATCCAAACGAACGAGGCAGACCGCGACCCCAGAGACTAG
- a CDS encoding CopD family protein, producing MLFILFKLLHLLAIIIWVGGMFFAHFFLRPAVQGLQPPERVTLMHGVLQRFFAWVMVLVVVVLATGIGMIGSIHAMAAQAGGQFNMPVNWIVMSILGLVMMAVFGHIRFALFKRLDAAVQLKDWPAGGKALESIRKWVSLNLALGLVIVVVLRVPL from the coding sequence ATGCTTTTCATTCTGTTCAAACTTCTGCACCTTCTGGCCATCATCATCTGGGTGGGCGGCATGTTCTTCGCGCATTTCTTTCTGCGCCCAGCCGTCCAGGGTCTGCAGCCGCCCGAGCGCGTGACGCTGATGCATGGCGTGCTGCAGCGCTTTTTTGCCTGGGTCATGGTACTGGTGGTCGTCGTGCTGGCCACCGGCATCGGCATGATTGGCAGCATTCACGCCATGGCCGCCCAGGCCGGCGGCCAGTTCAACATGCCGGTCAACTGGATCGTGATGAGCATTCTGGGCCTGGTGATGATGGCCGTGTTCGGTCATATCCGCTTTGCACTGTTCAAGCGCCTGGATGCGGCCGTGCAGCTCAAGGACTGGCCCGCAGGCGGCAAGGCGCTGGAGAGCATCCGCAAATGGGTTTCCCTCAATCTGGCCCTGGGCCTGGTGATCGTGGTCGTGCTGCGCGTGCCGCTCTGA
- the katG gene encoding catalase/peroxidase HPI has translation MTTESKCPFHQGQNSETAAAGNATSNKDWWPNQLRVDLLSQHSAKSNPLGEDFNYAQAFQKLDYEAVKRDLRALMTDSQDWWPADFGHYGPQFIRMAWHAAGTYRIQDGRGGAGRAQQRFAPLNSWPDNVNIDKSRRLLWPIKQKYGNQISWGDLMMLCGNVALETMGFRTFGFGGGRVDTWEPDQDVYWGAEKEWLAPTQNPHSRYSGERDLENPLAAVQMGLIYVNPEGPDGNGDPLSAAHDIRDTFARMAMDDEETVALIAGGHTFGKTHGAGPATHVGAEPEAAGLEAQGLGWASSYKSGKAGDAITSGLEVTWTQTPAQWSNFFFENLFKYEWVQEKSPAGAIQWVAKDAGDVIPDAHGGPNKKPTMLTTDLSLRMDPAYEKISRRFLENPQAFAEAFARAWFKLTHRDMGPRARYLGPEVPREELIWQDPIPATKHELVNDADVAALKARLLASGLSVQELVATAWASASTFRGSDKRGGANGARIRLAPQKDWAANNPAQLAKVLTKLEEIQREFNKAAEGDKRISLADLIVLAGSAGVEKAAADAGVQITVPFTPGRGDASDEQTDAESFAPLEPKADGFRNHLQGRFPAPAEALLIDKAQLLTLTAPEMTVLIGGLRAININTAGNHGVLTQTPGKLTNDFFVNLLDMGTQWQPLEDGSYEGVDRKSGARKWSGTRVDLVFGSNAVLRAVAEIYAEKGNEQKFYRDFVAAWVKVMELDRFDLKK, from the coding sequence ATGACTACTGAATCCAAGTGCCCCTTCCACCAAGGACAGAACAGCGAAACCGCCGCCGCAGGCAACGCCACCAGCAACAAGGACTGGTGGCCCAATCAGCTGCGTGTGGATCTGCTCAGCCAGCACTCCGCCAAAAGCAACCCCTTGGGCGAAGACTTCAACTACGCCCAGGCCTTCCAGAAGCTGGACTATGAAGCCGTCAAGCGCGATCTGCGCGCCCTGATGACCGACTCGCAGGACTGGTGGCCTGCCGACTTCGGCCACTACGGCCCCCAGTTCATCCGCATGGCCTGGCACGCAGCCGGCACCTATCGCATTCAAGACGGTCGCGGCGGCGCGGGCCGCGCCCAGCAGCGCTTTGCCCCGCTCAACAGCTGGCCTGACAACGTCAACATCGACAAGTCGCGCCGCCTGCTGTGGCCGATCAAGCAAAAGTACGGCAACCAGATTTCCTGGGGCGACCTGATGATGCTGTGCGGCAACGTCGCACTGGAAACCATGGGATTCCGCACCTTCGGCTTCGGCGGCGGTCGCGTGGACACCTGGGAACCCGATCAGGATGTGTACTGGGGCGCAGAGAAGGAATGGCTGGCGCCCACCCAGAACCCGCACAGCCGCTACAGCGGCGAGCGCGACCTCGAGAACCCGCTGGCCGCCGTGCAGATGGGTCTGATCTATGTCAACCCCGAAGGCCCGGACGGCAATGGCGACCCCCTCTCGGCCGCGCATGACATCCGCGACACCTTTGCCCGCATGGCCATGGATGACGAGGAAACCGTGGCGCTGATCGCCGGCGGCCACACCTTCGGCAAGACCCATGGTGCCGGCCCCGCCACCCATGTGGGCGCCGAGCCCGAAGCCGCCGGCCTGGAAGCCCAGGGCCTGGGCTGGGCCAGCAGCTACAAGTCCGGCAAGGCCGGCGACGCCATCACCTCGGGCCTGGAAGTGACCTGGACCCAGACCCCTGCACAGTGGAGCAACTTCTTCTTCGAGAATCTGTTCAAGTACGAATGGGTGCAGGAAAAGAGCCCTGCCGGCGCCATTCAGTGGGTTGCCAAGGACGCCGGCGATGTCATCCCCGACGCGCATGGCGGCCCCAACAAGAAGCCCACCATGCTGACCACCGACCTGTCGCTGCGCATGGACCCGGCCTACGAGAAGATCTCGCGCCGCTTCCTTGAAAACCCACAGGCTTTCGCCGAAGCCTTTGCCCGCGCCTGGTTCAAGCTGACCCACCGCGACATGGGCCCTCGTGCGCGCTATCTGGGCCCAGAAGTACCTCGGGAAGAACTGATCTGGCAAGACCCCATCCCCGCCACCAAGCATGAACTGGTCAACGACGCCGATGTAGCCGCCCTCAAGGCCAGGCTGCTGGCATCGGGCCTGTCGGTGCAGGAGCTGGTGGCCACGGCCTGGGCCTCGGCCTCCACCTTCCGTGGTTCGGACAAGCGCGGCGGCGCCAACGGTGCCCGCATCCGCCTGGCTCCGCAAAAGGACTGGGCAGCCAACAACCCCGCGCAACTGGCCAAGGTACTGACCAAGCTCGAAGAAATCCAGCGCGAGTTCAACAAGGCGGCAGAAGGTGACAAGCGCATCTCGCTGGCCGACCTGATCGTGCTGGCCGGTAGTGCCGGCGTGGAAAAAGCAGCCGCAGACGCCGGTGTTCAGATCACCGTGCCCTTCACTCCTGGTCGTGGCGACGCGAGCGACGAGCAGACCGATGCCGAATCCTTCGCGCCGCTGGAACCCAAGGCCGACGGCTTCCGCAACCACCTGCAAGGACGTTTCCCAGCACCCGCCGAAGCCCTGCTGATCGACAAGGCCCAGTTGCTGACGCTCACCGCCCCCGAGATGACCGTGCTGATCGGCGGCCTGCGTGCCATCAACATCAACACCGCCGGCAACCACGGCGTGCTGACCCAGACTCCGGGCAAGCTGACGAACGACTTCTTCGTCAACCTGCTGGACATGGGCACACAGTGGCAGCCTCTGGAGGATGGCAGCTACGAAGGCGTGGACCGCAAGAGCGGTGCCAGGAAGTGGAGCGGTACCCGCGTGGACCTGGTCTTCGGCTCCAACGCCGTTCTGCGCGCCGTGGCCGAGATCTATGCCGAGAAGGGCAACGAGCAGAAGTTCTACCGGGACTTCGTCGCCGCCTGGGTCAAGGTCATGGAACTGGACCGCTTCGACCTGAAGAAGTAA